A region of the Vigna unguiculata cultivar IT97K-499-35 chromosome 9, ASM411807v1, whole genome shotgun sequence genome:
taatattttatttatttaaattcaaccTTCCTTTGACTTGTCTAAGTTGtccatttgtaaaaaaatgttttttttatttatttaggaaaaaagaaaagacaaagaaaAACTAGTGGCACGTATTGTCTAGTCATGGGAAGATAAGGTGTGGCTGAGCAGTGCAGTCACCGCGATCAGTGTCcccataatatttatttattccacAGGTCAATCAACTCGATTCAATGAACCTCAAACTTAGTCAATTTTTCACAACTTCAAACtcaattttcaaaatctatTATTTCCTCTCCAATACaaaatttcttcaaattttaaccattattccgttttctttaaattaaggactttcttaattctttaataaaaaaatctttttttattaaatctattAATATCATCGTACAAGCTAGTTATAAACATGTTATGAATAGACATTAAGTAGTAAATTGTATGTTTAGTGAGGGGAGACACACAAACTACAATAAAGCGCCCAAGGCAATAAAATGAAACGGTGCGCAACTATTCATTATACAATTCTATTCTTCATCAAACCCATCAATTCAATTTCTTGAATTAAGATATAGggtaatgatattttaacatattttttttatctattttaattcattcttttcatatttttaaataatttattttattttttttagtgaatgaTATAATGATTTAAGAATGATTGAAATGATGAgttaaaagtggataaaaaaagtgagttaaaatattattgttcttGAGTTATACTATATATGTCATAGAtgagaatattttttatgaaaaatatgagtttaaaatttttactgatttttctttgttattCTTTTGCTATGTCTTCAAAAATACACTAATTCATccatatttcattttttccttacaattggaaaaagaaaaatcacaattaaggaaaagagaaaaaaaacttattgaTATGGCTTGAAATTATTGCAGAAATATTTGTTTGTcttttagatatatatatatcccaaATGTGGATGTATATTGAGGGTTTTTGAGCACCCACTTATCCATGCATTGTTTAGTTTTTGTATGTGAATGTGCAGCatggagatggagatggagGATTACATTACATGCATGCATGGGTGACAAAAACAAAGAGTGGTCATTATTAGAAGACAAAGAAATGATACTCtcacaaaataaataaggtCGGCAAAGTGCAAAGCCAAAGATGGAGGCCATAATAATCGATAAGATTATGCATGTGCAAAAATTATGGGACAATTTGGATTTTTGGTgcctataattaaaaaaaattgtataatatattttggcTTCCACATTGGATAATATTCATATCGCTATCACCCACCCAcgatcaaaaaaaaaaaaaggagcttttcttcctccttttaattcttctttttcttgccCTTTCTCAATCTTTGTAAAGTATATAACCCTCTCCCAGTATTGGACCATCACCATACTACATACTCAAAAAAAAACCTTCACAATCTACACAAATTGGATGTTTTCTACTCATTAATCAATAATGTTCACAATCTAAACCATCTTCAGAAACTACACAAACGATTCAATCCTTTGAATGGCACCACAATACAATGAAACTAGTGTGGGTTGGAAAATGAGGAGATCCTTTAACTACGTGTGGACACGTCCACCAAATGCAAAAGATGAGCGATCTTGTTTCAGAAATTCTTTGAATAATGATTAACCGACATAGAAGCAGCATAGTCAACACAAAACATGAACATGAATGATTAGGTGTAGTGGAATTAATATTATTCCTCCCGAAAGGTTTCCAACTGTTTGATTTGGTACCGTGGTGGCGACGATTTGGGAGGATCCCATACTTTTTAAGATCATCATTAGAGCATGCAGTTATGATTTTATCTCTATAATTTATAGTTCATAACCATTTTGTGTTGGTTGAGATACTAAGATTCAATCTACAAACAAAtccaaaactttattttatttatttcacaaaaactatttagtttttagtttcttttatcaGAAACACTCAAGTTTTGGTACCGatataaatttcacaaaataaatCCAATCCGGAAAGAtggaagaaaaaacaataaatatttaaacttcaAACTTAAACTTCTAAACGATTTAAGACAACTGGGCGAGgtagaaacaaatatttttcacttaCTTTATATTACACTACacgtatttaaattattattatgattcaATTCAAATAAGACACGAATAAGTTTAtatgaaatatcaaatatatcacAATCAACACAAAATCTTAAGTAGAAGAGTTTATAGATTTTGTActtatgtattatttattttattcatttttatttaatgtgtaACTTTGAACTCATCCTAAATTCTTAATattatcgttttttttttcataattatgaaatatatgcttaattttattagtttaattgtttttcagtaaaaaaaaaaatatcattgtaatttttaaaatacatttagtTTATGAATGGGAAAgtacaaaattattttgcagAGTCAATGTATGatttacttttcttattttatatgcTATGGACAGATATTCAGCTGAGAGAATTTGACTTGAGGAGGATTAGAATTgtaatgagagaaagaagagTTGAAAATGGTCAAGAAAAGAAGCGCAAATGGGTATGAAGGTAAGTGTGAGAATTTTGTAGTTGATTAATTTATAGCAGTCAAAACTCAATTGTCAAACTTAGAATATTTGTCTTCAGACTATACATTTGGAACATACTTTGTGTTTCTTTTCTCGATTGGTCTtccttataatatattaattcccaaaaaaatacttcaataaaaaataaaatagtatacatgatttttaaatattaagttttagGTATCATACtccctttttcttatttttatgttttatttattttaaagcatTTTAACTTAAACTAATGAGTCTAAATGTCTCCTGAGTATTATAGAGTAAATTTTATAGCACTAATGAAAAGACATGAGGACAATAGacaagaaaaatacaaaagaaaatttcactgtattagttaataataaaaagattcaatttaaacacattaatgatttttaaaacggcacttattaaattaatcatttccAGTGATATTACATAACTTTACACAACTTTTTAAAGCAAAAgatcaaaatataagaaattaaaaaaaaaatactagagatcaattataatatttagcTCTATAAAAGCCGTCCCttccaaattcatattttaaataaaattaccacCGACattgatgtatatattatttaaagcTTTTACGAATTTAGTATCCACTCgttgattatttttttagttcataTTTTAAGTTTGGCACTTCGAGAGCACAAAAACACTGAAAGTAAATATAAAGATATTACCACCGACATCATgtattaattcaaattaaagtctTCAAACTTTAGTATATATCTAATCATATTGCTTATACGTTTTATTTCAGTTTGTTTGGCACTTCGAAAACACCAAAAATACCAAATCATTGCTCTGTGAAGGTagcataaataaattataattttgcttAGTATGATATATCCCCTCCAAATAAACAATTGACTATATTAAGTATAATAAAGAAAACCCcataaaaaagaatcaaaagaattGTCCCAGtcttgttttaaatttctttaaaactatatataagAATTGTTGTTTTATCCGTTCTTTGTCTTTTCatgattatttcattattatgaacttttttttttttaaattggatgCAACATTTAAagtaagtaaaaaatataactaatagtaaaagtaaaattatgcAGCAGTACGatataataatttgtatttttatcgtattttttcatgttttcttttttttttcattatgtttgTTTCACCAGTTAACTTTCTACTTCTGAATGAAATGCCACGGACCAGAAGGCAGCGTGTATACACTTATTGTGTATACaaaataacatgaaattttggaaacacaTGTTCATTAATCACTTTTATGTCCTGTTTTGAAAGAAATTCGTTATAAGGTATTCTTTTAATAGAAGATGTGAAATGATTTATGATAAAAAGATactgtttgataaaaaaactaaaagaattgaaattataaaaatgtatgaaaataatttaattgtttgataaaattatcaaaattttaaattcaattaaaaattaagaatttaaaattttcatactcttttttctttaaatttatgttttttttttcatgtttaatgattcaaaatgaaattaattcaaatttaatatatattttttttaaattatgaaactctctattattttttattttttgattgatTACTTAGCTGAATTGAAAATTTAGGATTTATGTAATGGAGTTTAAATTTGTGGGTGTGTTTCGATAAGTGAGATGTATGTGCATGATCAGCAGTAGACTAATTCATCTTTCCCCTTAAGAACCTTCGTTTAAAAGAGAATAACATGACTTtgatgttaaaaaaatgaagaaagaaatCACTGTGTGCGAGTGTGTGCTTCTATTATATGGTGTAGGAATGATGATATTCTCACGTCAAATCTAGACTAAACTGTAtagtatgaaaaataaataaataaataatttattgattccCACGTCACATTCCAAAGTCTGAGTTTACATTATACAAAGTGTACTAATAGTACTTTCTtagaaaaagtaatttaaactTGTTTGAGTAAAGTCTTTatttaaagtttgtgaataaaAACAATGACCACAAGAAAAGAAAGTTGTTCTTCCTCTTCTGAGCCTCTCTGTAAAAGTTCTCAACCCTAGTTTAAGGTTCGGGTTGATTTCAACCTAAATTAACGTGATCCTTCAAAATCAAGAGATTTGGACTAAATAACATGCTCAACCCTACCACCTAGTATTGAAATacttaatcataaaattatataactatGAGTGGGACAGTTAATACCAAATTCAGAAACATTTTACCATCCTTAAAAGCATTTATATTTTCCTCAGCGGTGACCGGTTTTGCATGTGGAGATATTATATTTGGTAATATACGTTACGTGACATGATAACGGTGATAGGAAgggaaaaaaaaacagtaaGACATACGCAGATAAACATGACAGAAATGATATAACTCAATCTATCGATAAAACTTTCTCAACTCACGCAGCGTGGCGGTTGGATTAAATCTATGACATTATATATACTGTGTTTTTAACCTGAAATATACCCTAAATTTGGCCGTGAAAGTTTTTCTCTTCGGGTGATGCAGGGAACTGGTTCGATCCAGAGGATAAAGAGAAAAGGAGTGGAATGACATTGGAAGAGAGATACATAAACTGGATGATGGTAAGGAAAAGCGTGATGGAATGGATTTAGGGTGTGGCAATAACCGGCGTGGGTGATGCAATAAAGTGTTGGGCACAGTAGAGTTGTGGCAATTGGGGGGTCTTTTACTTTATGAggttttctctttctctttaatTGCAAATCAGAGGGGCCGATGAGAAAGAGACAAAAGAAAGTACAGATAGATCAGATATAAAGTAATGAGAAGGAGAGAGATAAAGTGGAGAAGAGGGTGTGGGAGCTTGTTCTGAACTCATATCAACAACTTATTCGATAAAGCaagcaaagaaagaaagaaaaaaaaaaaactggtgCTGCTGCAGCAGATGAACGCTTCTGTCACCCACAACCCTAGCCACGTTCTCCTCTGCCATCAAACTCACTTTATCCAAAATTGAACAAAAGTCCCATCTTCACCACATCACACCCATCAACCCATCCAATAAccattcacacacacacacagtaCACTACATTACTCAGCATCATCAGATATTCTCAGACTCCCAAACTTCAAAGCAACACCCCATCCCACCCCAACCCCACACGCACCACACCACCccaaccaaaccaaaccaaaccaaaaaccCACTTTGGAAAATCTACTCCAACCAAACATTATTCTGACCAGATGTGAACACCACACTCTATAAAAAGCCAGATAATGCTCTACTTCCTACGTTGACAGAGAAAGCCTAACCAGCACAACCCATTTCTCACTTTCCTTTTCTTACAAGCAAAACGTTGCAGCTTTTTACCATACACTGTCgtcaaaacattttcaaaaaacGAAACTAAATCATACATACATACAAACAAACAACATATGATCGATAAACAGAAACCCTTCAAGGAGCTGGACATCGATCCATCCATATAGTTAGCGCCGCAAATAAACCACCCTATAGCTACATGAATCCAAATAGTAGCAACTAATTAATACTGCTGTTGGTGTTTCCATTTGTAATCAACTTAATCTAATTatgtaataatgaaaattaaactaatacTCAGGATTTCATTCTACTAAACCAGCTAAATTAAATCCAATTAAACAGAGTAACATATAGAATTGATTACAGTAACCACGAAGTTGAAGTTAATTCATCCcaaagaagaacaaaagagaaaCAGAACGTAAATTGATCAGTAAGGTGGCGGTGGCGGTGGAGGTCTAGCTGTCGGAGCCCAAATCACATCGGAAGGCAAGTGACAGCTGTACATGGACATTCCACATGATTCTGCCTGCCCATGCCCGCTTTCTCCGCCGCCAGATATTGGAGGCGAATGTCCATCGCCTGCAGATGCGCCGCCCTCATCCTCCGGCGGCAGCCTATGATACGCCGGGTTGTTGAACGAAGCGGCGATCACGAACACTGTTCCCGCAGCCATCAACCCGCCGGCGACCATTCCCCCGACGATCTGCCCCTGCGGGCCAGAGAGCGAGATGGCGAAGCCGTTGGGCACCGCGGGAGACGCGCCGGATTGCTGCGGAAGGAAGGTGGCGGAGACGGAGAGGATATCGAAACGGCCCTGAAAAGTAACAGTGGCGCCGGGGGTAGTGGAGGGTTGACGGAGCGTGACGCTGGCAACAGTCCCGGAACCGGTGAGGACACAGATGCCCATATTCTTGCGGCGACTGAACTGCGCGATGGCCTCGACGACGTCGCTGCCTCCGGACACTTCTAAAATGTAGGGGCTCATAGCAGGTTCGGGGTCTCGGGTTATGATTACCGGTGGCTTGGGCTTGTTCTTGGAGCCGGGGGGACGGCCCCTGGGACGGCGAACGACCTCGATGGTGGCCCCATCACCCCCGGAGGAGTTGGGCTTGTGTGCAGTAGTGGGTGTGACGGCGAGGGTGCGGTTGTCTTCGTCGGCGGCGGAGAGTTGGAAGGGGTTGTGCGGGAAAGGATGGTGTTGATGATGAGGTTGAAGCTTTGAGAAGATAGGAGGTGGTGTTTCATTCTTAGGATGTTGTTGTTGGTCTACGTATTCTCCTTTCATTGCTTTTGTTTATCTGTGTTGGGATAAGCAATCCCGAGCGAGTGTATGATTGggttattgtattaaaataatagcAGAAGGTGGGGAGAAAGAAGTGAGGTTTGGGAAGAGaatggagaaagaaagagaggtgCTTGGAATTGTTTATTAGGGTATATATGGAGAAGGAagtgagaagaagaagaagagagagaaaaagaaagagagagagagagaggtggGTGAGCTTTGAAACTAAGTAAAGACTAATGGCGCCGCTGGTTGGAATTGGAAGAAGGTGGGTCCAGAGACGACACATGAGACAGATAGAGATAGATATATGTCGAATGCAAATTGAGCATTATTGGGTGCCTCAATCTGCCACCgcctttccttttctttcttcataCCATCTTCGCC
Encoded here:
- the LOC114162296 gene encoding AT-hook motif nuclear-localized protein 17-like encodes the protein MKGEYVDQQQHPKNETPPPIFSKLQPHHQHHPFPHNPFQLSAADEDNRTLAVTPTTAHKPNSSGGDGATIEVVRRPRGRPPGSKNKPKPPVIITRDPEPAMSPYILEVSGGSDVVEAIAQFSRRKNMGICVLTGSGTVASVTLRQPSTTPGATVTFQGRFDILSVSATFLPQQSGASPAVPNGFAISLSGPQGQIVGGMVAGGLMAAGTVFVIAASFNNPAYHRLPPEDEGGASAGDGHSPPISGGGESGHGQAESCGMSMYSCHLPSDVIWAPTARPPPPPPPY